The DNA sequence tactatttttgaatactACTTTTCATTGTTACACCCAccacttctctattttatactctttttttattaataaacactattacactcactgcttacttccactatctcaaatttattattaaattttgatattttccaccacattacccactttccaactaaatttactctttttttactacctttttcttaaattCCGTGAAACTCAAATATGGTCACTTAAAATGGGGCGAagggtatatatttttttaaaaaaaattatggataaaaaactacatttgaactgatatttttatattcaaattcgttaggatatagagaccattatcatattatctacgttcaaaattatattcgaaattaatactgaaacttttagattttaaatatattatacctcattaaaagtatctgtaatttattgttgaaaatattaaattatttcatctaatataaccatgattttgatgataacTTGATTTtgtatgtgaattacgatatgctaaatcatgattagatgaagatgtgtggtccgcgttgtcttacatttatttcttcttttttgagtgTACGTTTGTGTAATGgttaagtgatacatgatgggcggatcatcaacacattctttttagcatacGTTGCACACAgtttgtataaatagaaattaaaacatatgttatatgtaaaaatactcataccttaatttatcataaaagcATCTATCGAACTACTAACTTTATAATTGTACCCAAAAAATTCCAACACGTTTGATGTggcttacccttttaattttcatatcaattatatagcaCTTCAATGTCttagatttttattgttaatttaaaacatTAGATGATTACTTTGATACAATGTTATAATATTGTcctgttataaaattttaattttttatcattagttgtctgagcttgttgattaagacttttaatgatttgtcatgtaattgttataaaccagatctcaaaatgattttctggaatttcaaataataaaaagagtgtagatatgagttaggccccatgaaattcataaaaacatgaaatatttagtttaattagtcgtgtagttactttttatatttgtgcaaactcacatttttaaatatttttgatactcgtatttctTTGGGGTGAGCAATGTTatatatcatgttcaattgttaaagatcataTCAGTTGTTAAAGATCATATCAGGTGTTGTTCGATATTCTCGGGATTATGGAAAAAATATTCTTGTTGTAgtcccgtttaatcagatattagttttcaccgtatCACGTTggattatccggttcagaattaattatatttttttagtttgattagTAAATGATTGATTAGTTTAATTGTAATTTGAATCATTTtgtttaactggtatgttatatattgatggatgacatattaaaattatatttttaaaactctaATATACATAACTTATTTctatgtgttattttattttaaccaagtaaAATTCATAATTCAATTCTTTTTAGCAGGTCTCATAAACGCGTTTTATATTCATTTGGTTGAATTTTGAGCAACAATATAGAATTTCCCGAAATTTATcgtcatatcacaagttataatatttcaaattcatatatcatcaaaattatattattgagatatattttttagtatcaaatttgatgtctttctcactattcttatatctataatatttttttaaaaaaaagtttagtTACACGTgtaattctgaattcataagtttaaataaaaagtaatttgAATAAGTTTAGTAAGTTTTAATGTATGTAGTTAATGCTTTTTGAATAACAAACTAATTGATTGTGTAGTTGAAGTGGTGTGAGTGGTGTATTTGCATTTGAGAGGTCTTGGGTTCGATTCTAATGATTaacatcttttttatatttatgaagaggagttaggttcggagttaggctcaggctcggagctaggtaatttatttgctcaggagggaggcttgacacggACCTGggttactatatatataagtagataagtagataagtagataagtagatttacGATTGAGGTgaattatatcaaattataaaatattaatctttttaaaattatcagaAAATGATCGCCTACTTCTGAACGAAAGCTGTACAAAGAAATCGTTACGATGAGTTTATCAGCAACCTTAATGGATTACTAATGTTTAGCAACCTTAATGGAttataacattaaaatataatagccgttccaatttccaacaattaTTTAAGCTTTTCTTTAAGAAAAACTCCCCCCTTCCGTCCCTTTCAATTTCAATTGTTTATATTAGAATACGGGGCTCGGCATGCTAACTAATgatctcataaaatatagtttgataaaatatttttatttttttcttctaaataaatacttattatttagattttaatacaatttttttatgaaattatgtttatgtccgtcttaaaatgtgtgtcgagtAATGAAAAAAGTCCTTAAAGAAATGAGTACGTGGCACGCTCCTCTAAAgaaattataactaatttataagttttttttttctgaatgaaaatttaaatattaaatttttgttaaaaagaaattttaaaaatgagatatagaattattttttaaaaaaaagtgcaTGTCAAATAATGAACGTAATAAATGAGATGGAGAGAGTATTCTATTATGCATATGTAAAATGCAACAAGGAAAAAGGATATCCACCTCATTAttgaaaaaagatttgaaaCTCCTAAAATTTTACTctatctgttttgaaatataagtcttTTAACTTTTTTGCACTTGTTTTCCAAGTCTTTTAATCGTAtgctaaaaatcattattttagaatttattttctgaataaaaatatatcattgatattattattcaaaaaaaaaattcaaaaataatgattttaagcatgcggtcaaaaaacttaaaaatacgtgccaaaaagtcaagcgacttatatttcaaaatggaGGGTGTAGAAGCAATTAAGAGCCTGATGGAATTCATTTTAGCATATCAactgctccctccgtcccattttaagtgagctggtttgatttttacggagattaagaaaaaagtagtaaatgtagttgaaaagtgggtaaagtggtgagagctatcaatatttaataatagatttgagattatggaggaaagtagtgggtgtaatagtgtttattcaattgaaagagagtataaaatatagaggtagtgggtgtaatagtgaaaagtagtgttcaaaaataataagtattataagttcattctttttgggacgtcccaaaaagaaatgagatcacataaaatgggacggagggagtatcaagtTCTACAAAAATTGGCGAAAGAGGAAATATGAACAAGGTGACGGAGTTGCTCTGAGATTTCGTAAAAGGTGGCAAGTCTCATACAAACATGATAATAGAAAGTTAAAAGTTAAACCGAGCAACTGAgattgttccttcacaacctgtGATGTGTGATATTTTTGTGTGTTTCtctttttgatatattaaattatatatcgtTATTAATACTCCATGATAGAATTTTGATTCTGAATGAATTTTTGTCGGTAAGTTTTTCATGTATTTATGGGCTCATGAAATATTTCATACATTTTTGAATCACCGAAACTGAACATATCCGATCAAAATAGTCCGATCACAATAGTGTAGTTTACGGCAACAACTCATATTACCCgaattttaattcttttttgttagaatacaaatttaaattctGGTTTAATTCCACTCCAAATCTAATGATGCAAGCCTTATCTTTTCAATCAAGGCGCCTGACTCcttacaataaaaaataatatttattactatataaaaattcaaattagtacCAATAGACACGTTAGAAGCGCAACCACAAGTCTTTACATTGACCAAGCCAAAGAATATGATGTTTTTGTTTACTACTTTGGGGTGAATTTTCCATGAAGGCACTCttacaaaaattgaaaaagtcCGCACCCCTATTGACACAAGTTGTCTCGACTTCTAGAACACGTCATAgtttgtaataaaaaaaaagacttAATGCCGTTTTTAATTCTTAATACTCTCTTCGTTccaatttatttgtcttgttgaccaaactttgactggaatttatatttatatatataaataatttcaaaaaaataataacaaacatATTATTAGAATCTACATTTAATCTatattaaaatgtattttttcgaTTTTCAAGATCAAATAAGAATAATCATTAATtatcagtcaaaatttggtcaatttgaccgcaaaaagtcaaacaagacagataaattgggacggagagagtatttaaAAGTGTGTATCGATGCGGTCTGAATATTTTAGTTTGGTTAGCCCAACCTTTCAAAATGTATGTTCCGATTAATACTCATACCGGAATGAAACTGAAAAACAGTATATAGTAAAGGGTAAACTTGACAAATATCATTAGATATAAATTTTGCTCGTATCTTTTAACTTCTAAAagatatattagatttttttttaacccctaaaaattacatttaaatataataaatttactcTCGatgattaatatctttttaattttcacGAATGTGAAATGTTATTATTGTCCATCTATCATATAtcgttttttttatataaggaCTAATCACACCATATCCGATACTTCAAAGTTCATGCAGTCGAATTAAATACTGAAGACGTATCACACACTACACACCTCAAACATTTATCACAGAAAAACAATTCTGTTAAATTCCTTGACAGATATACCAGTAATCCTCTCAATGTGAACTCAAACATTTGTGTTTTATGCTGACCGGGAAGTTCATACGTGCTAAATATCTATACTTATTATATTGCCATTAGAGAGACATTCGTAATCTCTCAACTTAAAATGCTCTCTGCAAAAACCCAACTCCTCTCCTTGCTCGTATTCCTCCTAACACAACCATGCTTCTCCATAGACTTCATCACCCCAAACCAACCTCTCAAAGACGGAGACTTTCTCATCTCTCAAGCCAAAACCTTCCAGCTCGGATTCTTCTCTCCCGGAAACTCCACCAAACGCTACGTGGGTGTTTGGTACTACAATTTTCCGCAAAAATACGTTGTTTGGGTGGCTAACAGAGATAACCCTTTATCAAACACCTCCGGGGTGCTCACTATAGCTGAATCAGGGCAGCTTGTTGTGGCTTACAGTGAAGCTCCTGAGGCCCCCATTTGGTCAACTAATATTTCACTATCTCGTGATAATTACAATAATTCTGCGAGGATTCTGGATAATGGGAATTTGGTTGTGTTTAGGGATTTGTATAGCGACAAGAATGTGTTGTGGGAAGGTTTTGATCATCCTACGAATACTTATCTCCCGGAAATGAAGGTTGGGTTGAGGAAAAAGACAGGGGAAGCCTGGTTTATCAGTTCCTGGAAGAGTCCTGATGATCCGGGGACTGGGCAGTATTCGTATCGAATCGTGTTGAATGGAACAGTCCCTCAATTGTATATTTACGATGGGTCGAAGCCCTATATGGGAATGGGACCGTGGAATGGGATTACATTTAGTGGCCTCCCTGCTTATGGTGTGGATGTTGCTGATCAATTGTCGCAGTTGTTTTAtattgatgatgaaaatgaggtgTCGAATTACTATACTATTACTAATAGTTCGTATGTTACGAGATCTGTTATGGACTATACAGGTGTTGCACAAAGGCTGGACTGGAACCCGCAATCAGAGACCTGGAAGGCTTCCTGGACGGGGCCGGATGGTCAGTGTGAAAAGTACGGGCATTGTGGTGCATTTAGTACTTGTAACTCGTTCAGAATTGCCAACCAGGGCTGTGATTGTCTGCCAGGATATACGGACAAATTTGAAGGGGGTACGACTGCAAACTCGTTTGTGGGATGTGTGCTGAAGCCTGGGGCATCATTGTGCCGTAGTGGAGAAGGATTCAGGAAGGTCTCTGGAATTAAGGTACCAGACGCCTTCAATGCTGAATTGCAGTCTGATTTGGATATTAAAGCATGTCACAACTTGTGCCTAAAGAACTGCTCTTGCACAGCATACGGAGCTTCTAGGCTTAATAGTGACAAAGGATGTTTAACATGGTACGGGGAGCTGATAGATATACGTGAATTCTCCGATGGAGGTCAGGATATCTATGTTCGGGTGGATCACGACGAGTTAGGTATGCAGTCCATTGTTGCTTGACTTGACTTGGCAATTCCTATTGCACTCatcttcatatttatttttggtCCATAACATGACTGGTAGGTTCTTTACATTTGAACACGCAATGAGAATTCACAGAAC is a window from the Daucus carota subsp. sativus chromosome 8, DH1 v3.0, whole genome shotgun sequence genome containing:
- the LOC108199863 gene encoding G-type lectin S-receptor-like serine/threonine-protein kinase At1g11410; translation: MLSAKTQLLSLLVFLLTQPCFSIDFITPNQPLKDGDFLISQAKTFQLGFFSPGNSTKRYVGVWYYNFPQKYVVWVANRDNPLSNTSGVLTIAESGQLVVAYSEAPEAPIWSTNISLSRDNYNNSARILDNGNLVVFRDLYSDKNVLWEGFDHPTNTYLPEMKVGLRKKTGEAWFISSWKSPDDPGTGQYSYRIVLNGTVPQLYIYDGSKPYMGMGPWNGITFSGLPAYGVDVADQLSQLFYIDDENEVSNYYTITNSSYVTRSVMDYTGVAQRLDWNPQSETWKASWTGPDGQCEKYGHCGAFSTCNSFRIANQGCDCLPGYTDKFEGGTTANSFVGCVLKPGASLCRSGEGFRKVSGIKVPDAFNAELQSDLDIKACHNLCLKNCSCTAYGASRLNSDKGCLTWYGELIDIREFSDGGQDIYVRVDHDELAKDSKKKILKVLLPVLFIIVLILVITCWVLRRKKRERSKRNLTMSNGSERDDIAFMERFSDVRSSNESGTTSAEVHCFSLSTIIAATDNFSFANKLGEGGFGTVYKGHMRGGQDIAVKRLSITSKQGLEEFRNEIILIAKLQHRNLVRLLGYCIQQENILIYEYLPNRGLDRFIFGGKSLLDWRTRFNITMGIARGMIYLHHDSRLRIIHRDLKASNVLLDASMNPKISDFGMARIFGNDQNEDTTNRVVGTYGYMSPEYAMEGHFSIKSDVFSFGVLLLEIISGRRNSSTFDDEKTVNLVGHVWDRWLEGKPLEIVDPSLEESYDVNEVLRCIHTGLLCVQESAAVRPTMSEVASMLCNEKTPPAAPEQPAFILKGKGYLGPVKFSYNTESGGSSGAQMTVSIVNGR